One Blastocatellia bacterium genomic region harbors:
- the rpsR gene encoding 30S ribosomal protein S18, translating into MSNKKTTAKATTRPTMNGQAGAERTTVMAAQRVRRRRECRFCRDQIDFIDYKDTNLLMPFIPERNKIIPRRLSGVCQPHQRMLARAIKRARNMALLPISS; encoded by the coding sequence ATGAGCAACAAGAAAACAACAGCTAAAGCGACTACTCGCCCGACAATGAACGGACAAGCCGGCGCCGAGCGGACTACCGTGATGGCTGCGCAACGCGTCCGCCGCCGCCGAGAGTGCCGTTTCTGCCGTGACCAGATTGACTTTATTGATTACAAGGATACGAATTTGCTCATGCCCTTTATACCCGAACGAAACAAAATCATACCGCGTCGGTTGTCCGGCGTATGCCAACCACACCAACGCATGCTGGCCCGGGCTATCAAACGCGCCCGCAACATGGCGCTTCTGCCGATTTCCAGCTAA